The genome window TGTACCAACAGCTGTCTTTTGTCTTGCCAGGCATCAGGCGATGGCTTCTGTACGCAACGAAACCAAAACTTCCTCGATGGTACACCTtgcggcggcggcggccGATGTCAGAATGGTAGCTGCGAGGGCGCTTCGACGTggaaggagattgagaactggttcaagaacaacaagaatATTGCCATCCCCGTGGGTTGCGTTCTTGCTGCACTCCTCCTCTTGTCCAtctcttgctgctgcttcagCTGTATTAAGCGACGCATAGCTCGCCGCAGGGCAGCCAAACAACCAGCCATGGGCGCGTGGCCAGGATATCCTCGGGGCCCTGTTCCAAACCAACAAGGCCCCTATATGTACGCCCCAATTGATAACAACAACGGCTGGCAGCAACAGAGGACGCGCAGTATGAGATATGCTtagacttttttttttctttcttctttttgatACAAAGGGGCGGATTTTACATGTCCGATACAGCATTTGCCGGCGTTTTCTTTCTGGGCACATTGGTTTGAACATTGTATCGCTTTCTTGTAGTCTTTTTTGTACGGAATGGATTTGGACTTCCGCACATGCATCTTGACATTGTTTTCAACTTGTTGATAAGCGAATCAGGACATACAAGACGGCGGACTTGGAGAAGTACTTATGGGACAGGTAGTTGGTGGACAAACGCATAAGGAACAGACACATTCACATACACAGCGGTACACGCATACACGTCGATGTTAGATGTTAGCAGCACAAGACTATAACGACAATTAGAAGAGGCAAAATGCCAGTATTTATTTGATTTCATCTACTTGCACCAGAGATTTGAACCAGATGGCGGTTACTAACAGCAAACATTTACTACAGCTGCATGGATAAGCAAATACAGGTTCATTCAATTCTATTACTTGAAAGTCGTGATTCATTATAAAAGGCTTGTGATGGTTTGCTAAAAGATCCCTATCTCACCAAGGGCCGCCTTCTCCCTTCCTATGACGAGAACTCTGTACTATCGAGAGATTTTATCACTAACTCGGCGACTCTGTTTACTCCTCGCCGTGCTGGTGTCGTCGTGCTTATCTTCGAAGCCACATAATTGGCGCATAAATCGAAGGCGTTGCCCAGCGATGCTCTGTACACGATGGTTTAGCACGACTAGTATTTTCAATATTAATATGGTGATGATACATACATCGCCGGTCGCTTGCGCATGTGCCATGAGAGCCGCATGGTTATCCAGAATATACATAGCCTCTCCTCTCCGTTCTCTCTCTACGTGTGTTTCAAAAACGGGACTGTAGGAATCAGCGTCGGCGCTGAAAGATCGTGAAGCCGAAGAACGATACCGCGGTCCAAGACGCCTTGGCTCGCCATCGCTCACGTCGCTTTCTTCGCTGTATGGGTTTTTCCCGCGGGCTTGCCTATCGCGCATTTCTTCCGTCCATCCTGACGAGCGATttggttgatggtgttgtgttGATGTAGACATTGTGTTATGGATGATTTTTGGTGGAGGTTGGTGGTAGTAGGAAGAGAGTTGATCAGAGTTTGTTGGCTTCTTTGAGAATAGTGCTCAAGATGTATGTTTGAGGTTTTTAAGATGAAGGTGGTTCAGAGACGATAAACAGCTTCTCGTTATAAATAATGAGACAAAGGCAGAAACAAAAAGTGATTGATGACTTCCCGAGTCATTCAGATTCATTCACATCCAATACAGCTCAACTAATAAACTCCCAGTGACAACAAGCGAGAGACAGGGCCTGACCTTGAAAAAAGGAACCAACCCCTCCATTGGAAGCGGGGCGCACGTCACTTACATAAACCTcgaaagtaaagagagagagagagagagagaggaggaAACAAAAGAGAAATGCAAATACAGAGCTAATGCAGGGAACATACAAATGCACATGGCCTCGAAGGGAAATGGAAAATCGGGCGAACGAACCAAACTTTGTGGGGACGGAATATTTTGGGGGGCTAGACCATCCATCGACGATAGAAAGCACCAACTAACTCAcagtgagtgagtgactCGGTGATGCCGTGGTCTAAGATGAGGGAGACGCCATCTCACATGATAGAGAATCATTACGACATGTATACGCCTACTTGTTCTATAACCTTTCCATAACACTTCACAGTCCTGTCAAGATAACGCAACAATTGCCAAATACCAAAGTCAAACGCCTCAAAAAAAAACACACAcgcacacacacacacacacacacacacacaatGACCTGTTCTCTCACATCCATGATAATGCATTATATACTTTTCCGATCTGcagctgaggctgagacatGCAAGGCAAATAGTGCGTGGTGTCTCAGTCTGCAATGCAACCTCCAATCACGACCTTCTGTCACAAATGACTACGCCAGAAGAGACGGGGAGAGGGGGGCCATGAGATCCTCGGCTACCTGATATAGACGACTACAGGTGAGATTCCCTGTCGTGCTGAGCCTCAACAACTCTACAGCTGAGAATTCTACACTCTTCAGATCCGATTGGCTTTGATCAGGCAAGGTCTAGAAACCTGAATGTGTCCCGACGCTATGGCCCCTCGTATATATACCCTATCACTGTAAAGTCTCGAGTGCACCTCTTCCGTCCGTCTTTACACCATTACTCTTCATCTCGGTATCGAGCCAACAAACTGCAAGTTATGTAGGTCACCTTGTTGACCCAATATGTTACTGCGCCTCTTCCCTCCCATTCGAGCCCCCTTTTCACTCTGTGTAGTTGGCGGCGGTACGTCATAATGTTAGTTATTTTCTTTGAAACTATTGCTTTACTGACATCGTCGGTTTGGCTAGAACCAATCTCAACTCCTTATATGTAAAAGCAAGCCTCTTGTGTTTTTCTGCGCCGTTTCATCACCCCAGATGGTATATAATCGTACAAATAACGCAGAAGCCCCCCCTAAAAACAATAACACCGTGAAGACTGGGTATGAGGCTCCCCAAGAACCCAAATCTCAGATCAGACCGCATCCCCAGTACTTTGCTTGCCCTTCGTATGCCTTCACCTCCCGTGGTAAACCAGCCCGCCCTCAGAACCCCTGGATCCTaaaaaagacaaagaaaagaaaacaaaggTAATGCGATGAAAGCAATGTCGTTTGTACTCCTATAACCTCTATCCATGTTCCTTCATTCAACAAAGAGTTCGTGCGTAGAGAGGTGCCCAGATAGTGTTGTGTATGTGCCAATCAGAGAGTTCAGTTTTCACCCTCGTGGCCAGCCAGCCGTAGTTCGTCGTCGTGTTATACAAGAGAGCTTTCGCGAGTTCGCAGTTTCGTACAAATGGTTGCTTCAACCATGTCCAAGCGGGAATAGACATTAAGGGCTTCCAACTATACCCATTTCGCATCACAGTCCATTCGACTGTCTTCCTAAGACGTGCCTGAACAAGCCGCCTTTTCTTGTAGCGAATTGGCATGAGGGCTTCCGTACTACCTCCTCGCACATCTAGATCCTATTAATGTTGCAAACGTTATCCTTTTTGGTGTAGTCGTCATCTTCggaagttgatgatggcaagCTTTTCAAGTGTTAGCAGAGTGCAACTGAACATATGGTACCATCCCCTGACTCACCCTGCTATTGGAGCCATAGGCCAATTTATGGCCATCAGCATCCCAGCACAAGCAgtgctcatcttcttcgtccgTCTCGGCACTGGCCTTGGGGCTGAGCCAGCCTGGATGCACCGGTCGACTCCAGCTTGCTCGCGGCACAGCGTAGCTTCCAACTTTCCAAATCAAGATCTGAGTTGATGTCGCGCCCGCGATAAATGCACCGTCTGGCGTGAAAGCGAGCCTCATAATTGGTGAATCCATGGTCAAGAAGCACTTGGGCTTGCTTTCGGGCATTCGAGCATTCCAGATAAGAATTGCACAGTCGTCTCCTCCAGTCGCAATTAAACGCTCGTCGTCAGGTCCAGATTGGTTTTCGGGCAGAGGCTGCCATTGCATCGCAGTAATGGTGCCTTGGTGCGCAGAGATGGACCTTCGCTGACCACTCTCATCCCACAGCTATACCACAGTTAGCATCTCTTTTCAATATGTTACTCTGGAGTAAATTCTTACGTCAAGTGTGCCCTTGTCGCTGGACGTAGCGGCCAGTCGCGAACGTCCGTCGAAAAGGACCTGGGAAAATAGATCGTCGTCCTTGGTCTCAAACTTTCTGGCCTGCACTATCGTTGTTTCTGTGCATTGGAGGCATAGCATTAGGTCGCCACCACATAGCAAGAATTCTGCTTCTCCAGTCCACGCTGCATCGAAAGGTGTAGCATCAATATTGTGGTCCGGGAGGACATATGACAGAGAGTTTCCAGCGGGCGGGTAGTGAACGGTAATAAGAGTACCACCCTTGTCCGGGGAAATGGCTAGTAGAGCTGTGTTGTTAGGGTTCCATAGCATCTTGATGATTGGAGGCTCTGATAATTCCATTGACTGCAAATGTGCGCCTTCAGCGGACCACACATTGATCGAGGCATGGTTCCTCGAGTCTGTGGCTACTGCAATTGCAGCGCCATCGCTGGTCCACGACATGGCCGTCGTTATGGTATCGCGGGGCACATCACGATCGATAAGGGAGTGACCTTGAAGTGACACGTGATCTTGGCCCGGCTCGATGGGGCCCGCGCGAGGGACTGTCCAAACACGGGCTAGCGCATCGGTGCCACCAGCTGCGAGGATGGACGGATCTCTTGGGTTCCACTCGCATCGCAAAAGGATGGGAGCATTGTCTTGCCCAGAGGGCGAGGAAGGTGATGGCGTAGCGCCTCGGTTTCCCTGAATTTGATTCTGGCCGTCATATACCAAACGGATAAAGGTCGTCTCGGGAGCCAGCTCCTCGACCTTGTCTACCTGGGTACCCTGTTCAGGGCCGTCAGTCCGCACCATTGGCTCTGGCGCTTGCTCACCCTCGAGAGGTGAAGGATATGCATGGTTATCAGGCTGGTTGTCAATTTCCATAGGTGTCGTTACTGGTGCCGGTGCTGCTGTGGTGGAATCcgttcctgttcctgttgctgttgttgccgttggtgctgatgctggcACCGTTACTGCAGCCGGTGCATCGGCGCCATTCTCCAACCCATTGCTTAACCGTTGTCGTTTTGCTGGCGACACATTCGATAATTGCTGAGGGGCACGTTTCCTCGTAACCTCCTCTTCGATAATTTCCTCTCCTTCcgcatcttcctcttcgtctgCCTCAATTCTTCCTTGTGGATGCGCGTCCAGAGGTCCAAAAATGCCCATCTGCAGCGAGTCGGCTGCTTCCGCTGCTGCATCCTGAGGCAGCTGCATATGGTGAATTTTGTCAGCCTCTGACCGTTTTGGAAATTGGCCTTGTCATGAATACAGCCCACCTCGCCTTAATGGGTGGGGGAACAGGCGCAGCGCCGAAACTCTCGATAGATTGCAATGATTCCCCAAAAAGATTACTTACCAGTTTCCGTAAATGCTCACGCTCAAGCGCGTGGTAAACAAGGCCACGATTAATCACTGAAACCAATGCATGGCTCTTGACGTGGGGCGCAAAGGCGAATTCCCTGTGAGGTTGCTTGACGTGCCACTCCTTTTGAAATTTGGCAGCAGTCTCTCGATAATCTGTGGGCGAGTGTGGTTAGATTAGCTGTGGCGCCGTGAGCGCGCAGACATAATACATACTGCCTTCAAGAAGAAATCTGTAGGCGCGCAGAAATTCATGGTTAGCAAAAAGGTCCGGCGGTAGGGGAAAAAGGTGATGGCGAGAAGGCGACTAGGCGCGGTGATTGCGAGTCGAGGACGCGAAGTAGTGACGAACCTCCAAACAAGAAAGTTGACTCTATCCGAGTCGAGGAATTCCTTAACGACCATGGTCCCAGAGAGCGCCGCAAAAGGCGCAGAGTCGCTGACGGGTCGCAGTTGACGATGTGAGGCGTAATTCAAGACAGCAGTCAGCAGGGTCCCGGGAAGCCAACCTATTCTCGAAGGAGAGGCTGGATTATTCGATGTTGTTTATGGGGTTTGTCCGAGGAAAGGTAAGTGAAGATGCAAAAGAAAGATGAAATTCAAGGTTCCAGTCGGGGCGGTGATGAGTGGGTACGTACCTCCCTCCTCTACCTCTACCGCCCCTGTACTGTGCTGTACCTTAGGTCACTCCCGTCCCAGCCCAGCCCGAGATTCAATCAATGCTTCTGCTCTTGTGCAAGGTCCCTAACAGGCACAACCAAGCTAGCACAGGATCAGGTCGTTCTGCCTGTGGCTCTCTCCCCGTTTCTGCTAGCTCGAATTAGTTGGGGTGCTGCAAGGATTCATTGATGCATTGGATGGGCTGGAAGGGTACGGATACCTTGTCGAGGTACCCTTAAAACGCCAAGGATAAAGCGACATTGCTCGCGCTGGAGCTACGGGGCCTTTACGGGGAGCTAGGCACGGGGCTGACTGGGGGGGAGTTTGCAGGTACAGAACCATCCAATCCATTCGTTCGATCCACGAATAGCCCCAAAGCTTCCAGTGATGTGATACAGACCAGGGAGGCTGATAAGCTGAGCAACGGTAAACAGCGTGATCGGACAAGACTGCTCGTGGCATCTGCTCTCGTCAAATAGCGGGATGACGACCAAAAAGCACAAAACGTCCAAGTGGTACTCACTGAACTCACGTACTACCAAGATGCTTTTGGGTGCAAGGGAGCTAACCCACTGAACGGCGGGCTTGAAATGGGACAGGCGCTAGCGAACGCCAGGTCGAAGGATGGAAAAACAGACAGAACCGAACTCTCCAACAagcctttctcttttttagAGGAGAAAAACAGTGATACCCATGTCTGGTGCGATGCTAAAAGTATCGGTactttgaagatggtggagtgGCAGCCAATCGATTCGCTGAGCAGGGGTCGTGGACCTGCGGATTGTGGACCTTGAATGCTCGGACAAGCAGGGGTTCGCTGTGAGCATTTGAAGGTCCTTGAACCCGTTTGGGCCATGGCGGATATTGATGGTGAAATGTAACCTCCAAGATGATTGATGACTGAAATAACAGCACGCACCCCCTGCCTCTAGCCATGACCGTGCCACATTGAAGACAACGGTAGATATCCCTGGTCTGCCCTGGCTTGGTCTGTTCAGTTGTTGGTCATTCCATCATCGTTAGGTTCGTCTTCAACAGAAGCGTCCGTCCACGAGAATGGCAAGGTTTCGAAGATCATGCCCTTGTTGGATGATGACACTCGAGAGTGACTGAGAACGAGGGGCAACCGACGGGTCATAGCCAGGAAAAGATTGCTTCGTCTCTTCCCCTTCGTTCATTTGCTGCCTGCTCTGCCTCTATCAGCAGAAAACCAGCCAAGCAACTCTGTTATCGCTCGTCATCAATTAGATTACGCCCCTGCCGCCGCGAGTGTGATGGTGTTCCGTCAATGATTCCCCCCCAGTTTGTGCATGAGGCTTCTTGAATCCTTGCCCAATCATATGACGTCGGCTGCCTTAGTCACGGCTAGCCCGCGTTGaatgccatgccatgcttCAGGGCTTGGGCTGATGCATTTCGCCTTTCCTCCCAAAAATCTGAGACGGACGGATGCAGATCGGCCACGACAGGGGTAGGGTCATGGAGGTTCAAGACCCAAGCTTCAAGACTCGACTTGATCAGTGTGTGTACCTCTACTTGAACATGTGTCAGGTTCTGTCCCCCGCCCATCCCTTTCACCCCTGCGGTACTCACTCCAATTCGAGGTCGCAATGTCACAATGGGCTAGAGAATCCGAGTCCAATTTGGCCTCATGGCCTCTGGACTCGCGATGTCACGATTCGGTAGAGGCAGCTCGTTGTTGCTACCCAGTCTTTTACCTGGGAAGAACGACGAAGCAATGGAGCAAAAGCCCCTCAACGATATCCgccaccacctccaccacctcaactcaactcaactcaacctTCCGTCGAACCAGTCTGGGGAGGCGAATGGATGGTTCAAGACAAGCTCACAATCAACTGGCCCCACCATAAACACCGGCTTGCCTTGCACGCCGCACGCCTGGCTCCCACAGCTCCGGACGGGCAGATGCCACCACGGACAAGCTGCAAGGATGCCACACCCAATGTCATCTAGTCCATTCTgagcatccatccatccaactGTCTCTGCGTGACATGATATGCACAACTCGCTACGCTCACCGATAGCCGCCAGGCAGGCAAGGAGAAAGACAAACGCACTCACTCGCAGACTCACTGATCAACTGTTGCGAGGACAAGCAGGGCTATAGGTTGCAGGGCATGTTCACGACTTGGCTTGGTTCCATTGCTTGCTTACCAGGTTGCCAGCGTCATCTCCAAACTGCAGTTCATAAGCTGTGCAACTGCTCAAAACCCTCGCAACATCTCGTGTAACAGAAACAAAGACTGTTGTCAGCGACTGCGCACAGAGAAACACAGTAACTAGAATGTTTGGCCCGTCCCGTCTattgaaaaaaaaaaaaaggtgCTCTCGCTCACTCACAGCCCTGTCTGAACTCTCGTCATTACGTGGCAATACTCTAGCTCGTTCAAA of Fusarium oxysporum Fo47 chromosome I, complete sequence contains these proteins:
- a CDS encoding WD40-repeat-containing domain protein, producing MVVKEFLDSDRVNFLVWRFVTTSHYRETAAKFQKEWHVKQPHREFAFAPHVKSHALVSVINRGLVYHALEREHLRKLVSNLFGESLQSIESQFPKRSEADKIHHMQLPQDAAAEAADSLQMGIFGPLDAHPQGRIEADEEEDAEGEEIIEEEVTRKRAPQQLSNVSPAKRQRLSNGLENGADAPAAVTVPASAPTATTATGTGTDSTTAAPAPVTTPMEIDNQPDNHAYPSPLEGEQAPEPMVRTDGPEQGTQVDKVEELAPETTFIRLVYDGQNQIQGNRGATPSPSSPSGQDNAPILLRCEWNPRDPSILAAGGTDALARVWTVPRAGPIEPGQDHVSLQGHSLIDRDVPRDTITTAMSWTSDGAAIAVATDSRNHASINVWSAEGAHLQSMELSEPPIIKMLWNPNNTALLAISPDKGGTLITVHYPPAGNSLSYVLPDHNIDATPFDAAWTGEAEFLLCGGDLMLCLQCTETTIVQARKFETKDDDLFSQVLFDGRSRLAATSSDKGTLDLWDESGQRRSISAHQGTITAMQWQPLPENQSGPDDERLIATGGDDCAILIWNARMPESKPKCFLTMDSPIMRLAFTPDGAFIAGATSTQILIWKVGSYAVPRASWSRPVHPGWLSPKASAETDEEDEHCLCWDADGHKLAYGSNSRVSQGMVPYVQLHSANT